A region of Nocardioides sp. JS614 DNA encodes the following proteins:
- a CDS encoding M3 family metallopeptidase — protein sequence MSLAPLALPLPDDAQEWVESLTRDGLATARERAERLRTSPPADPLDLLREWDEVARALSGVAAAASLLANVHPLEPVRTACEAADREVDRLLTELRQDRGLYDVFAAADPAGLDPAAARLLDKTLEDFRRAGVDLDDATRARLAEINERLTQVGQEFSRTIRDDVRTVRVPAERLAGLPQDWLDAHPVDADGLVTVTTDYPDAVPVRMFVHDAGVRRQVTVAFLERGWPQNEPLLREMFALRHELATLVGYADWASYDAGVKMIGDGPAIPAFIDRIAAAADAPMRRDLDQLLERYRRDVPDATAIDTADSLYYEELVRQERHDVDAQRVRAYFDFTKVRRGLLEVTGRLFGLRYEPVPDATVWHEDVAAYDVLRDAPDGPVPVGRIYLDLHPREGKYKHAAQFTLVDGLAGRQLPEGVLVCNFSRGLMEHDHVVTLFHEFGHLVHHVLGGHGGWTRFSGVATEWDFVEAPSQLLEEWAWDPEVLRTFAADADGEPIPEDLVERMRAADEFGKGYHARTQMFYAAMSYWFHTSRPDDLTAAMRELQERYSPFPYIDGTHMFASFGHLGGYSSAYYTYMWSLVIAKDLFSAFDPADLFDPVVAGRYRDRVLALGGSRDAADLVTDFLGRPYTFDAYAAWLAR from the coding sequence ATGAGCCTCGCCCCTCTCGCGCTCCCGTTGCCCGACGACGCCCAGGAGTGGGTCGAGTCCCTGACCCGCGACGGACTCGCGACCGCCCGCGAGCGCGCCGAGCGGCTGCGCACGTCCCCGCCGGCCGACCCGCTGGACCTGCTCCGCGAGTGGGACGAGGTGGCCCGCGCGCTGTCCGGCGTCGCGGCGGCCGCCTCGCTGCTCGCGAACGTGCACCCGCTGGAGCCGGTGCGGACCGCGTGCGAGGCGGCCGACCGGGAGGTGGACCGGCTGCTCACCGAGCTGCGCCAGGACCGCGGGCTGTACGACGTCTTCGCGGCCGCCGACCCGGCCGGCCTGGACCCCGCGGCAGCACGCCTGCTCGACAAGACCCTCGAGGACTTCCGGCGCGCCGGCGTCGACCTCGACGACGCGACCCGGGCCCGGCTCGCCGAGATCAACGAGCGGCTGACCCAGGTCGGTCAGGAGTTCAGTCGCACCATCCGCGACGACGTGCGCACCGTCCGGGTCCCGGCCGAGCGCCTCGCCGGCCTGCCGCAGGACTGGCTCGACGCCCATCCCGTCGATGCCGACGGGCTGGTCACGGTCACCACCGACTACCCGGACGCGGTGCCGGTCCGGATGTTCGTCCACGACGCGGGCGTCCGGCGCCAGGTCACGGTCGCGTTCCTGGAGCGTGGCTGGCCGCAGAACGAGCCGCTGCTGCGCGAGATGTTCGCACTGCGGCACGAGCTCGCCACCCTGGTCGGCTACGCCGACTGGGCGTCGTACGACGCCGGCGTGAAGATGATCGGCGACGGACCGGCGATCCCGGCGTTCATCGACCGGATCGCGGCCGCCGCGGACGCGCCCATGCGGCGCGACCTCGACCAGCTGCTCGAGCGCTACCGGCGCGATGTCCCGGACGCGACCGCGATCGACACCGCGGACTCGCTGTACTACGAGGAGCTGGTCCGCCAGGAGCGGCACGACGTCGACGCGCAGCGGGTCCGGGCGTACTTCGACTTCACCAAGGTCCGCCGTGGCCTGCTCGAGGTCACCGGCCGGCTGTTCGGGCTGCGCTACGAGCCGGTCCCCGACGCGACGGTCTGGCACGAGGACGTCGCGGCGTACGACGTGCTTCGCGACGCCCCCGACGGCCCGGTCCCCGTCGGGCGGATCTACCTGGACCTGCACCCGCGCGAGGGCAAGTACAAGCACGCGGCGCAGTTCACCCTCGTCGACGGGCTCGCCGGGCGGCAGCTGCCCGAGGGCGTGCTGGTGTGCAACTTCTCGCGCGGCCTGATGGAGCACGACCATGTGGTCACGCTGTTCCACGAGTTCGGGCATCTGGTCCACCACGTGCTCGGCGGCCACGGCGGGTGGACCCGCTTCTCCGGGGTCGCGACCGAGTGGGACTTCGTCGAGGCGCCCAGCCAGCTGCTCGAGGAGTGGGCGTGGGACCCCGAGGTGCTGCGCACCTTCGCCGCCGACGCCGACGGCGAGCCGATCCCGGAGGACCTGGTGGAGCGGATGCGGGCCGCCGACGAGTTCGGCAAGGGCTACCACGCGCGCACCCAGATGTTCTACGCGGCGATGTCGTACTGGTTCCACACGTCGCGTCCCGACGACCTGACCGCGGCGATGCGCGAGCTGCAGGAGCGCTACTCGCCGTTCCCCTACATCGACGGCACCCACATGTTCGCGAGCTTCGGCCACCTCGGCGGCTACTCCTCGGCGTACTACACCTACATGTGGTCGCTGGTGATCGCGAAGGACCTGTTCTCCGCCTTCGACCCCGCCGATCTCTTCGACCCGGTCGTCGCCGGTCGCTACCGCGACCGCGTGCTCGCCCTCGGCGGCTCCCGGGACGCCGCCGACCTGGTCACCGACTTCCTCGGCCGCCCCTACACCTTCGACGCGTACGCCGCCTGGCTCGCTCGCTAG
- a CDS encoding PadR family transcriptional regulator gives MGHQGFSRQWAGHGEQEWHQHGGRHGGPWGGPWGGPGGFGRPGHPGPPPWVAGLFGLAQGDRQRGPRVRRGDVRTAILDVVRTAQWNGEPVNGYQVIQQIAERSNGAWRPSPGSVYPTIQQLEDEGLLATEDTGGRRSLRLTAEGEAYVADHADELSSVWAPFEEPERDETQGRYADLKPEIGQVMGAVWQIVTTGSEQQRRAAIDVLVETRRKLYGILAEGDPEGDDEGGDAS, from the coding sequence ATGGGACACCAGGGATTCAGCCGGCAGTGGGCCGGTCATGGCGAGCAGGAGTGGCACCAGCACGGCGGGCGGCACGGCGGCCCCTGGGGCGGGCCGTGGGGCGGCCCGGGCGGCTTCGGCCGGCCGGGGCACCCGGGTCCCCCGCCGTGGGTCGCGGGCCTGTTCGGTCTCGCCCAGGGTGATCGCCAGCGCGGGCCGCGGGTCCGGCGCGGTGACGTGCGGACGGCGATCCTGGACGTGGTGCGCACCGCGCAGTGGAACGGCGAGCCGGTCAACGGCTACCAGGTGATCCAGCAGATCGCCGAGCGCAGCAACGGTGCGTGGCGGCCGAGCCCCGGCTCGGTGTACCCGACCATCCAGCAGCTCGAGGACGAGGGGCTGCTGGCGACCGAGGACACCGGCGGTCGCCGGAGCCTGCGGCTCACCGCCGAGGGCGAGGCGTACGTCGCGGACCACGCCGACGAGCTCAGCTCGGTGTGGGCGCCGTTCGAGGAGCCCGAGCGCGACGAGACGCAGGGCAGGTACGCCGACCTCAAGCCGGAGATCGGCCAGGTGATGGGTGCGGTGTGGCAGATCGTCACCACCGGCAGCGAGCAGCAGCGCCGGGCCGCCATCGACGTGCTCGTCGAGACCCGCCGCAAGCTGTACGGCATCCTCGCCGAGGGCGACCCCGAGGGTGATGACGAGGGCGGGGACGCGTCGTGA
- a CDS encoding DUF1707 SHOCT-like domain-containing protein, which yields MTDEHLRIGDAEREQAAAALGEHYAQGRLTSEEYAERLDRIWAARTRADLGPIFRDLPGRYGPAGQIPGAMGQTVGRTRGRASAGPARRPAYRCGGMALSRHGLPTPIIVVLAVLLVLTVLTHLPLILAGLLVAWFVMSRHRRFARARQWSR from the coding sequence GTGACCGACGAGCACCTGCGGATCGGCGACGCCGAGCGCGAGCAGGCCGCAGCGGCCCTGGGCGAGCACTACGCCCAGGGCCGACTGACCTCCGAGGAGTACGCCGAGCGGCTCGACCGGATCTGGGCCGCGCGCACCCGCGCCGACCTGGGGCCGATCTTCCGCGACCTCCCCGGCCGGTATGGCCCGGCGGGGCAGATCCCGGGCGCCATGGGCCAGACCGTGGGCCGGACCAGAGGCCGGGCCAGCGCCGGACCGGCGCGCCGCCCGGCGTACCGGTGCGGCGGTATGGCACTGTCCCGGCACGGCCTGCCGACGCCGATCATCGTCGTCCTGGCCGTGCTGCTGGTGCTGACCGTGCTCACGCACCTGCCGCTGATCCTGGCCGGACTGCTCGTCGCGTGGTTCGTGATGAGCCGCCACCGGAGGTTCGCGCGCGCCCGGCAGTGGTCCAGATGA
- a CDS encoding DUF3311 domain-containing protein, translated as MSDVPRRPADRRSVPRGRWLIVAALLAPAVVLPLWVPLYDREDPSFLGFPFYYWFQFLLIVGAVTLTVPAYLVATGADRAHRLAHGLPPEPDGTAASRDGEPR; from the coding sequence ATGTCCGACGTCCCCCGCCGTCCGGCCGATCGCCGCAGCGTCCCCCGCGGCCGGTGGCTGATCGTCGCCGCGCTGCTCGCGCCGGCGGTGGTGCTGCCGTTGTGGGTGCCGCTCTACGACCGCGAGGACCCGAGCTTCCTGGGCTTCCCGTTCTACTACTGGTTCCAGTTCCTGCTGATCGTGGGCGCGGTCACGCTGACCGTGCCGGCGTACCTCGTCGCCACCGGCGCCGACCGCGCCCATCGCCTGGCGCACGGCCTCCCGCCGGAGCCGGACGGCACCGCCGCGAGCCGGGACGGTGAGCCGCGGTGA